A single genomic interval of Mauremys reevesii isolate NIE-2019 linkage group 24, ASM1616193v1, whole genome shotgun sequence harbors:
- the LINGO4 gene encoding leucine-rich repeat and immunoglobulin-like domain-containing nogo receptor-interacting protein 4, translating into MVAGPFLDSPFSWACWHPLFFLALEALLTGSSWSCPSRCHCSSQDRSVFCNRRRLTTVPGGIPPESELLDLSKNRIRTLHQGMFSRLQPLKELDLSENIISNIEPGAFNSLQKLMTLRLKSNQLKIVPPGIFTGLPNLTILDISENKIVIFLDHSFKDLFNLRKLEAGDNHLVFISPQAFSGLLRLQQLTLEKCNLTGVPQLALSQLHHLVELRFKVLNISVLHNYSFRRLHRLNVLEIDRWPFLATLEPRSLLGLNLTSLSITKCNLSAVPYQAFRHLVYLQYLDLSHNPISVIHGKRLSDLSRLQEFHLSGGSLATIATSAFQGLNYFRLLNVSGNALRTLEEGVFHSVGNLEILRLDRNPLACDCRLLWIIRRRRRLNFGGQQPACASPTTVRGKVFKDFSDVLLPNHFTCRKSKIPDKTPQQVSVEEGDKATLSCKGEGDPHPTVYWVSPHNIRLDSNHKGRMRVFADGTLEIDYALAQDSGTYHCVASNVAGNDTLLAHLRVSKPPAQLGNDSFLFSNSSEAFQPSLIDVGTLVGVLAMGILPFLSSVAVCFVFIFFWSKSKGKVKHHATVEFVPHYPHAAWNKPRSGGGGGKFAMKLM; encoded by the coding sequence ATGGTGGCTGGGCCTTTCCTAGACTCCCCCTTCTCTTGGGCTTGTTGGCACCCCCTGTTCTTCCTCGCCCTGGAGGCCCTCCTGACGGGATCCAGCTGGAGCTGCCCTTCCAGGTGCCACTGCTCCTCCCAGGACAGGTCTGTCTTCTGCAACCGCCGGCGCCTGACCACCGTGCCGGGCGGGATCCCCCCGGAGTCTGAGCTCCTGGACCTGAGCAAGAACCGCATCAGGACCTTGCACCAGGGCATGTTCTCCCGCCTGCAGCCCCTGAAGGAGCTGGACCTGAGCGAAAACATCATCTCCAACATCGAGCCCGGAGCCTTTAACAGCCTGCAGAAGCTGATGACCCTGAGGCTGAAGAGTAACCAGCTGAAAATCGTCCCGCCTGGAATCTTCACCGGCCTCCCTAACCTCACCATCCTTGACATCAGCGAGAACAAGATCGTCATCTTCCTGGACCACTCCTTCAAAGACTTGTTCAACCTTAGGAAGCTGGAGGCCGGGGACAACCACCTGGTCTTCATCTCGCCGCAAGCCTTCAGCGGGCTCCTCCGCCTGCAGCAGCTCACCCTGGAGAAGTGCAACTTGACGGGCGTGCCCCAGCTTGCCCTCTCCCAGCTCCACCACCTGGTCGAGCTCCGGTTCAAGGTGCTCAACATCAGTGTCCTCCACAACTACTCCTTCCGGAGGCTGCACCGCTTGAACGTGCTGGAGATCGACCGCTGGCCTTTCCTGGCGACGCTGGAGCCCCGCAGCCTCTTGGGATTGAACTTGACTTCCTTGTCCATCACCAAGTGCAACCTCAGCGCCGTCCCTTACCAGGCGTTCCGGCATTTGGTTTATCTCCAGTACCTGGATCTCTCCCACAACCCCATCTCGGTGATCCATGGCAAGAGGCTGAGCGACCTTTCACGCCTTCAGGAATTCCACCTCTCTGGAGGCAGCCTGGCCACCATCGCCACCAGCGCCTTCCAAGGACTCAACTACTTCCGGCTGCTCAATGTCTCGGGTAACGCCCTGAGGACCTTGGAAGAAGGGGTCTTCCACTCGGTGGGGAACCTGGAGATCCTGCGGTTAGACAGGAACCCCCTGGCCTGTGACTGCCGGCTCTTATGGATTATCCGAAGGCGACGCAGGCTTAACTTCGGAGGGCAGCAGCCCGCCTGCGCGAGCCCCACGACGGTCAGAGGGAAAGTCTTCAAGGACTTCTCCGATGTCCTCCTGCCCAATCACTTCACCTGCAGGAAGTCTAAGATCCCGGACAAGACGCCTCAGCAGGTGAGTGTGGAAGAGGGGGACAAAGCAACCCTGAGCTGCAAGGGCGAAGGGGACCCACACCCGACTGTCTACTGGGTGTCCCCTCACAACATCCGCCTGGACTCCAACCACAAGGGGCGGATGAGGGTCTTCGCAGATGGCACCTTGGAGATCGACTACGCCCTAGCCCAGGACAGCGGCACCTACCACTGCGTTGCCAGCAACGTAGCAGGGAACGACACTTTGCTGGCTCACCTTCGCGTGAGCAAGCCCCCCGCCCAGTTGGGCAACGACTCCTTCCTGTTCTCCAACAGCTCGGAGGCCTTCCAGCCGTCCCTCATCGACGTGGGCACGCTGGTGGGAGTCTTGGCCATGGGCATCCTGCCGTTCCTCAGCTCGGTCGCCGTCTGCTTCGTCTTCATCTTCTTCTGGAGCAAGAGCAAGGGGAAGGTCAAGCATCACGCCACCGTCGAGTTCGTCCCTCACTATCCCCACGCGGCCTGGAACAAGCCgcgcagcggcggcggcggcggcaagTTTGCCATGAAACTCATGTGA